The following DNA comes from Hordeum vulgare subsp. vulgare chromosome 3H, MorexV3_pseudomolecules_assembly, whole genome shotgun sequence.
GGCGTGGTCGTTCCCCCAGATGGGCGccggcggcgcggtggtggcgaagtagtcgtcgtcgtcgtcgtcctccacgTCGGCCCACGACTTGGTGTTGAGCGGCGCGGGCGCCCAGAAGAGCTCCTTCTGCTGCTGCGGCGTGGGCTCGTCCCCCTGCTTCCCTCCCTTGGATGAGCCCCCCTTGGCCTTGtcgcccttcttcttcttcttgagggtctcGAGCGCCGCGAACACGTTGCCGGTGTTGAGCTTGGCCTCGTCCGCGGCCCCTCCCCTCCTGCCTCCGCCCACCATAGTCTCTCTTACCTTGCCCGGAGACGCGAGGAAATCCGGCGGCGGCTAGGGGCCCCCGAAATCGGAATCTAAATCTAGCCCCGCGGCGGCCACGGGCCCGGGAGACGGCCGCCGATCTGCGCGCGACGTGCGTACGGAGAGGCCGGGAAGGTGGGGTCGCTCGTCGTCGGCTGATCGGGGGTCGCCGCGGCGGCGTTGGGATTAGGGTTTTGAGACGGGGAGGGTGGGGTGGGGTTGGGCTGGGCTCTGCGGTGGTGTGTCGAGAGAGGCGAAACGGCGTGCTCTGTTGTTGTTGCCTTTGTTGGTGGTTTATAGAGGGACGGGATGGGATGAGACGGACGGACGGGTAGCAGCCGTTTCTGGTCTGCGCCGCGCAGGAGCGGGGTCAGGGGATTGGGGGTTGGGTTGGGTACTTGGCCTGCTGCCCTACACGGGCACGGCTTATCTTTCCGCGGCGAGCTCTATCCGcccggagccggagccggagccgTGTCCTAGGTAGGATGCGTCCTCGAGTTTTCGTTACGGTCTGCAGCATCTCTGCACGTGTGTGTGTGCTCCGATGCACAGGAAAGCAAGGCTAGTGTTGGCTGCCACTACTGCTTCTGTTGGGAATTCTGCCTACCGCTACCGCTACCAATCTCTTCCACTGGCACCGGGCGTACTGGAAAGAGCAAAAGGGTCCCGGAACACAGGACGGGACAGATAGAACCAGCGATGCCTATACATCGTTTGAACCAAAAACAGAAAAAGTTTCCGAGACAAAAGAACACATAGAGAGCCGGAATCAGAGAGACAGGAGTGCGCAAGGGCAGGACCAATGGAGGCTTTTATTATCAGCAACAAACATTTTCTGTCAGGATTACGCAAGTTATATCATGAAGCGCAATGAGACAGTATTATAAAACATACTGTAATAAAATATAATATCACCGCCCGGTCGGTACTAACAACAGATCCATCCTGGATGCTCCTCCCAATTTACATGACCAGAGGCTACTAGACTGCCTCCcgcttatcatcatcatcatcatcccagTGAAAATTGTGTACATGGTGTATGTAGTTTGGTAAAACTTAAAGAATGTACTTGGGCACAACATGCATGCGTTACAAGGGGTGTGGGGATCATGCCACGAAGAATATGAAGATCATGAGGAACACCATCAGCACAAAGAATATCTTCATCATCAGCCACCTGTTCGACGAAATGCTGTTGAGGTACTTGAGGAGCTGGCCCTGCGCTCCCTCGACGTTGGCTACCGTCTCCTCCATGTTCTCATCGATTCTACCATACATAACACACAAGTACACATTTAAGGGAAGACTCTTCACACAATGGAATAGAAGGGAAAAAAACATGAACAAAGAATTGGCACACAAAACATAGTCCACAGAGATGAACTGATTTTACCGTGAATAATAAATAAAGAATATGTATGCCTAGCAAGCTTAATAATACTCGACCAGAAGATCAGGGAACAGAATCTTATGCTGCGATAGGGGACAGCCTAAAGTACGAGTAGTCAAttaagaagatcaggagaagtgCCTACACAAACATCACATACAATGTGTCCTTCTGATTTAAAAATAACTCAAGTGAGACCATCATGCAGAACAACTAGCATTCTTCactattttcagaaaaaaaatataaTGGGATTCTTTAGGGTGTGATCAAATCCAACAACTTGAAGTTGTAAATAATTCAAATTGAAATACTTGTACGAATATGACTCAAGTCTAAGATTGCCTACTCCAAAAATAGATAGAACAAACTTGGTTTGCGTAAATTTCACCTGATTGCTAGCTCTCCCTGCTGAGACACCATGGTTGCCAGCTGGGTAAAGATGTTGCTCAGCTCATGGATGGTTGATTCCACATTTTGAAGAGCCTCAGCTCTGCTCTGCATGTAACTATCCTGCTGTACTGCCAATTGCTGCTGCTGCATGAAAGCaggagacgacgatgatgatgatgctccATGATCTCCGTTAGTCTTCTTCCTGGTGAACAGAAGCACAGGATTCAAAACCGAACTCATGAAGCACACTGCAATACTTGCTTAGCTTCATACGGTTATTAAAGAGTAGTCCAATTCAATTACATTAGTATCGTTAAGCAGTTAAGATCTGCACGTATATATTTGTTATTAGTTTAGTATTTCATTGTTTAGCAGACGGTTATATGAGCCTTGGAGCATTGCATTTCTACATATATAAATGGAATAAGAACTGTTCTACCCTGTTACCCTTACGTGACAACATCCTTTTCCTGCCTTCCTTCTCTTTAGACACCATTCCGTCGAGGTTCCATCATGGCCCATTGGCATTAGGGTCCAGGGTCTCAACCCCATAATACTCATAGGAATTAATAATGCTGTAATTTCACGATACTACTGGCTCTATTAGGAGCAGGGAATTGTCTGTCATAGCAAAGTATTGGCATCACAatcttttctttttgcaaaaCCATGTCTATGCCATTTATTAAAAGTGACATTTTCTGCAAAGCAGACACCTGGCAATAAGAAGCACCAAGTTTTAGCGGTGCAATCTTTACTAGCATAGCATGTGAAGGCCTAAGCTAAGGCGGTTGTGCATAACTACTCACAATGGAAGTACACAATGATCAAACTGGATACTTGCAATGGTACCTCTGAAACAATGGCGTAGTTGCAGAGTCACTGGCCCATGGTGCTGGGGGGGCAGCGTCGGATGCCTCTCTGGGAACAaggggccgctgacgaatgaatgGATTTGATGCATCTTTTGCAGCTGAGGAGGAGAACATTTGCCTTCTATTTTCATGAACCTTCAAATTCTGCACATTCAGGGAGAAACACGCTTAGTGCACCATTTATAATGAAGACACTATCTAACGAAAAAGGAAACATGGTGACAATATATTTGAATCAGGTAAGCATTCACTATTTTTATCTGACCTCTGTCCGCATGGTAAGGACTTCTTTGAATTCTTTCGTTGCACTCATCAGGCGATTTTTCAGGTTGTCCACAACGGTGGTGGAATGATTTGTTGTATCCTTGGAAAGATTGCCGCTCTCATTTTGTGAATTGCACAGAACTTGCAAGTCCATAACAGCATTATTCAAAGCACCAATATCCTTCTTAACAACTGCAGTCAACTCTTGTATCTCTAAGGTAGGGTCATCAAAAACAGATGTCTTCTTTGCCACTGTAAACAATCATGTTGTAAAATCAGCATCAATCCATACTTTATATTTTATACTCAAGTTTTGACATAATTGACACTTGTGTGTGTGACTATATCTCAAGTTAGCACCTCAGCAGATATTTCATAGATCAATATGGTTAGCTTGGTGATGGGTGAAATAAAACAGCAGTAAATAACTATGAAGATTAGTTTCTCATTTAACAGTATCAAGAAGTCATATCAAAATTTACACGTTCAAATGATCATAGTTGTGAATTTTAGTACCAATATCTTTGCATCAAATTGCAAGGACCGTGCAGCTAAGTCCTCACACTGCTATAAGACATTCTTGTTGGGAGGCCAAACCGAGCAAGAAAAATTGGTAAGCTGCATCTAGTGCTTATGAATACAAACAACAAGGCGCAAATAAGTAGCAACTATGTTCAATCCACATTTGGCTGTGGTAGGCGTTCATCTGTCTACATTTTCTACCTTCATGCAGTGTTACAAACACAATGCAATGCAGAAAGTGACGTAAAATCTTCTGGGAGAAGGTATTAACCAACCAAGGACATCTAAAGCGGAGAGGAGCACTCTAAAAGTGGCAACAGCATTAGTAGTACAGGGATAAATACTAGCACAAATGATTATATAAGAGGAACAATCAGCAGTCCTGACTGCATAGCAGTTAGGCAGACATGCAGACATTTCATATATCACTGAGACACCAAGGTATTTACATTCAATACCCTTGCACCCGCATTACACAGGCACATGGCTGATGCATATAATCCCATTGAGACTGCTATGCTCATCTAGCTTCAAACatggttatgcccaaaagaagcaTCTTACTAGCGAGTACTAGAATCTATCAGATGCAGTAATTCATAAACTGGAATGGAGTGAGGCAGATGCTTCAAACTGAATCAACAAGTGCAGAACAACCATCTGGGTATTAACAAAGCAAACAACATGGCAGCGCAATCTTCAGGAAGCACGCAGACACTTAGGGATTGATAAAAATAGCAGGCATCTAATCCAAATGTCATTACAGCACTAGGTAAGAAACAAGCATGTTTcgtacaaatatatatatatacatagtcATCCATGCGCGTTGGGATCTCCTCGGGCTACGAATTAATCAAGCATGAGCTCTACAGTCTACACGCCCAATCCAACAGCGCGGAGGGAGGGATCTATGAGCTTAACTAACCCGTGGCGACGCCGACACGAAGGAAGGTAGTATGGTAGTGAATGGAAATGTAACAGAAAAGGAGTCGGTTGGCTGGTTATACATTTGGCGAGGCGGGCGAGCTTCTGGGAGGTCTGGTGGATCCCGAGCCCGATCTTGGAGGCGCGGCGGTTGAACTCGGAGTGCGCCGACGCGGCGGAGCGCGAGTCGTCGAGCGGCCCGGCGCTGCCGCTGGCGGACGCGGCGGCCGGGGACGGGGCGACGTGGCGGCGCGCGCTCTCGACGGCGGAGCGGAACTCGTTGGTGCGGTCCCGGAACGACGCCGGGGCGGACCGCGACGGGTTCATGGCCGCCGCCGACGCCGGATCTGGATCTGGGCCGCCGCGTCGGTTGGGCTCGGGGGCAGGGCGGGCGGGCGGGTGGGTGTGGGGATTGATGGCGGGTTCGGTCGGTCGCGGTGCTGCTTTTGCACACCGAGGATTATTGGAGGAAGGGCGGGGGAGAGACGCGGTGGAGGGGATGGGAGATTTGGTGGGAAGGAATCGAGCTGGAGACGGGGGAGAGAGATTGGTGGTTTGTTAGGTGTTCCCCTTTCTTTCTTGTGACGAGGAGACGGGACGAAGGGAGAAATGGGTCGGGATTTCGCCGGGTCGAACGAGGCTTCACCGCGTTTCTCTTCTTCCTCTGGTCGCGTTGCTGCGACGGTTCAGATCGAGCCGTACGGGGAGCTGCAGAAGCATCCACGGTTGTGGCCAGCCTGGTGACGAAGGTACGGTCGAGTCTTCCACCTGTCGTATGCGGGCCCTGTTTACTGTTTCGTTGTTTCATTTTATTATTACTAGTACTACCTCCGGTTTAGAAAGCGTATTTGAAAGTTTTCTGAAACTTAgttggttattgattggctgtgagatggactgaaaaatagcattcacaccacGCATGCATACAGaccctgtttctttaaaaagtcctaggactttttttagtgtccaactaaaaagtccctagtccctactcGTTTCTTTTCAGGGACTAAACAGGGACTATATGTCATTAAATGACGTGCAAAAAGCACATGTTACCTTTAGTAATCTACtaaaagttattaaatgacatgttaaaagtaagggcactgttggaaaagtgtcaaaaaagttCCAAAAAGACCCtttcatagggacttcttcctttagtcccaaatacccccttttagtcctAAAAGTCCCTCTTATTTCTTTCACATGAGACTAAAAggaactttttttagtccctacaacaAAAAGTCCCCGTAAAGAAACACCCACATAGAAGTAGTACAATGGAGTACTAATTAGGAAAAATATGTCCCTCAACCGGCAGATCGAGCAGAGGACATCCGTCACCTCCTTCGATCGACACGTGGGCATGTGCCAGGCGTTCCTCGCCGCTCCGGAACCTTGGCATCCTCtaccacctcctccacctcggctTCCATCGGAGCGGGCGCCTCCTCGACGGCGGCGAAGATGCGCCAGTTGCGGGGCGCGGGCGcggtgaaggagagggaggtgctCGCAGGGAGGAAGGCGGCGGCGTGGAGGAGTGGGGTTCTGGAGGGGAGGAGGCGGAGAGGGAGCGTGGCCGCTCGGCCGCGACGCCGGCCGGccatccggccgccgccagccgcccatGCCGCCCATGAAAGTTGCAAAAAAAATCCGCAACTTGACCTTTGTTGTAAAAAATTCTCCCGAAAAAGTACCtatgttgcagaaagacgaagaaaaaaaatcttgcaGCAAGCAAATTGTTTATGAAACTCgatcgttgtttcaggaattaacggatccaaagtttatttcttgcaacaaagcgaaagtttctgcaactcagccatcgtttcaggaattatggggtgcctggccggagcAGATCGTACGGCTACGTGTAGATTGGACGGTCCTCCAAGTGgtggatgtttagtaaacatccacCGATGGATGCGTAGCAGGCCCCTACTAATTAGCTACTAGAAATAAATGCAATGCGtcctaaaccttgtctattatggAAATACACATaaatttaactgtgccttctaaaccgtgacgaaggAAGTAGCACATATGTCGTCCTTTGCATTGGAAGAGAaatcatctttatgaagagagaagagAGAAGTTAAGTCTCAAgatgttggagtttatgtcgatgcTTCTTTGGATGGAGGTTTCACTCCTCTATATCATAGACATACTCCCCCTGCCTCTTGACTCCTAATGAGTGCACTggtctccctccaagcttaaaaggTGATGTAGCGCACGTGGAGCTTCGGGAAGAGCGGGTCTGGCACGTAGGAGGCCTGGTGGGCCGGGGTGCTCCAAGCAGCGTGGATTTGGCGCGTGGTGACCGCGGCCAGTTTGCAAGCGTGGGCGGTGGTGGCGATTCGGCAGGGCGACGACGGTCACTGTGGTGGGCGTGGCGCGGCGGCTTGGCTGCTTGGCAAGTCATCTATGGGATGGCGGCTCGGGAGGGGTACTACCGGCTGGTGGTGGTGTCCGGATGCCGCTCGTTGGAGCAGGGAGGCTCTGGTCGCGGTTGGATGCAGGGTTCAAGGCTTGATCTGGTCTTTGCAGGTCCGTCGTCAAGGAGGCTAGCTGTTGGCCATGCATAGCGGTGGCACGCTTGCTGCGTGGGGGTGCGCAGTCGAGTGGAGGCATGGGTCAACCTCGACCTGTTGTGTGGGAGTGGCTGCCCCGGGTGAAAGTCTGGACGGTGTTGGCTAGTCGGCGGTGTCGGTGCCCGAGGGCATCATTTATCCTCCTTGGAGGCATCGTCGAGAATTTTCACAACCTTTGCTCCCGGATCAATTTCTTCGGGTGAAGGCCCAGATCCTGTAGGGTCGATCGGTGGCGTCGTCTCCAACGTCGTTCCCCTCTTTAGGGCATGTGTGTGGGAGTGCCTCGATTGTCCGTTGTTGTGAAGTCGAAGCCGCGGGGGAGGGGGTGATGTTATACGATGACATGTGACTGGTGGTTTGTTCGGTCGTCCTCCGTGACACCAACCTTGCCTAGTTTCCTACGTAGTTCATCCGTCGGAGTCGAAGCTGCGTTTGTCTAGTATGGAATGTATGTAGTGTTCTGATGCGGTTATTAGGGATGccgttttttccttttctttgatcTTTGGATCTTCTGGTCCTATGACCTACATCATCTTGTTTTTTCGTTGCTTTTTATTATTATCAATGAATGCAAGCTATGCTGGATCTTTCAAGAAAACAATCACGGTGACAGGATCAAGCCATAATGTTCGTCATCACATGGTTTAGGTTAACATAGCAGCAAGCTTAAAGCAGCACTCCAAGCTACTTAATTTAACTGCACCAGCCACACATGGTTCAGATTAACATAACACCAAACTTAAAGCAGTGCCCTCAagtttttttattttaactaCACCAGCTACCTGATTTGCACGGATGTGATTTCTACTTTTCGAGGCACATACTTGAGTTGCCTGGTTGTTCACGACTGGCTTCCATTCTGGTTCCCATACAATTGCTTCCCCATTTTCATTCTCGGCGGGAAACTTGTTCCCGCGATACTTTTTGCTATTTGGGTCATCTAAATCATCATCAATACAGGAGTAGGACTGGTTGCACTagcagtggcggagccaggattGGTGTAAACCCCGGGCCTAATTTTTTTTGGCAACATGAAAACTTTCCATGGCATAGAAAAACTCCACAACCGTAAAAAAATACAGTATATAAAAGGCACACAAATATATGACCCAATTGCTCTAGAATATCAACTCAATGTATAACGATCCAAGAAAATAGACATTCCTGTTATGACTTATGAGCACCGATGAAAAAACAGTTTCTTCGTCtatttttctaaaacatgaaagaTGAAATGGAATTAATATAATCTGCATCAACTCAAGATCAATCAATACATATACTCAGTAATTTCAATGAAATTTATGTTTAATCTAGGCGTGGAGAACCTACCGATGTTGGAGAATggatgaaaggacgtggatgtcgcctagaggggggtgaatatgcgctttaaaataattacagtttaggcttgaacaaatgcggaataaaactaacgtttaatttgtcaagcacaaaacctaaaacaactaggctcagctatgtgcaccaacaacttatgtaagcaagataaacaactaagtgatagcaagatatatgacaagaaacaatatggctatcacaaagtaaagtgcataattaaagggttcgggtaagagataaccgaggcacgcagagacgatgatatatcctgaagttcacacccttgcggatgctaatctttgttggagcagtgtggaggcacaatgctccccaagatgccactaaggccaccgtaatctcctcactccatcgcacaatgcaagatgtcgtgattccactaagggacccttgaggacggTCAGAGAACCCgtataaacaaggttggggcaatctccacaacttaattggatgcTCCCAACAAcatcacgaagcttcaccacaatggcatatggcttcgaggtgtccacaaatgctcggggcaatctccacaacttaattggagaccctgacgcttgcccggagctttacaccacaatgattgagctccgaggcaccaccaagcttctaggggtaccaagtaccccaaAGGTAatataataagcttctcaacttcccacttccacgtatcaccgtggagaactcaaaccgatgcaccaaatgcaatggaaagggcacacagagtgcccaagtccttctctcccaaatcccaccaaagcaactaatgttagggaggaaaatgagaggaagaacgaagaagaacacgaagaactccaagatctagacccaaggggtcccgctcacttagaggagaaagtgattggtgaaaatgtggatctagatctcctctcttttttccctcgagaactagcaagaatcattggagggattgagggtTAGCaaactcgaagaaggtcaacaatgggggaagaacacgagctaaagagataaggttcaatggggaagaagacccccttttataatccaatcgttatgcttcacagcccgcacagagcggtactaccgctcggtaggttcaccaaccatgctgaggccaaaaagaatgcgcaaaaacagtccgacggagcggtactaccgctagggagcagtagtagaaaattactaccgctccaggggcAGTACTGCCGCTAcgcgagtggtactaccgctggcaccaggagcgatactaccgctcgatactgaaactgctcgaactttcacatacgaactccgaatcgagcaaactcaagcttgttgaattcacaacgacaagagctatccaacagcgacataaaatcttaagaacatccagttagaaaatgccaatgatatagagaagtgagacctctattaatgaagaaccggcaaaaacttccaacatcgaaaacatcatagaagatgcatatggactccgttttcgatgaactcgagcttgtcatgaagatgaccataagctctaaaactcacaaagagaaacaccaaacaagaaccaagaaatatgatgcaaggatgcaaatggtttgatatctcaacgaacgatacaatcaagctactcacttgagagctccCCTTGAcaatacgacaatctatcctaaaatagaaaacctatcaagggcaaacctataccttgcacctagtactcttgagctagatgatgatgatcttggcttcctcaagatggagcagctttcttgattgccttggtttgacgaagactagttgattgctcccccatactcactatgggtgagccattcttcagcacatcttcacaagtccattgccaccacaatggacgacaagcttcaagcatgatatcttcgcgatgctccacttgaacttgcacaatgcaatcttgatgacgatcaccacttgatgtcatccttcataggttgaatgagatcttcctcttgacgcgaacccatggagacacacctaaccccacatagaactctcacaaggaccatgggttagtacacaaaagcgttatgggcaatgcttatcataccatgggatcacttgatc
Coding sequences within:
- the LOC123442985 gene encoding syntaxin-32, yielding MNPSRSAPASFRDRTNEFRSAVESARRHVAPSPAAASASGSAGPLDDSRSAASAHSEFNRRASKIGLGIHQTSQKLARLAKLAKKTSVFDDPTLEIQELTAVVKKDIGALNNAVMDLQVLCNSQNESGNLSKDTTNHSTTVVDNLKNRLMSATKEFKEVLTMRTENLKVHENRRQMFSSSAAKDASNPFIRQRPLVPREASDAAPPAPWASDSATTPLFQRKKTNGDHGASSSSSSPAFMQQQQLAVQQDSYMQSRAEALQNVESTIHELSNIFTQLATMVSQQGELAIRIDENMEETVANVEGAQGQLLKYLNSISSNRWLMMKIFFVLMVFLMIFIFFVA